Genomic window (Leishmania braziliensis MHOM/BR/75/M2904 contig, possible fusion of chromosomes 20 and 34):
gaaggagcaAGCCGAGAAGGGAGACCAATCGCGGCTGCACCTTATCATCTTCGACGAGTTCGATGCCATCTGTAAGCAGCGTGGCGCCGTGCGAGACTCGACGGGCGTGAATGACAACGTCGTCAACCAGCTGCTGTCAAAGATCGATGGCGTGAACTCGTTGAATAACGTGCTTTTGATCGGTATGACGAACCGGCTCGACTTGATCGATGAGGCCATACTGCGCCCTGGTCGCTTTGAGGTTCACGTGGAGATTGGCTTGCCGGATGAGCCGGGCCGCGTGGAGATATTCCGCATCCACACGCGCGGTATGCAGGATAACAACATCATGTCCACCGACGTCAGTCTGGAAGAGCTGGGAAAGATGACGAAGAACTACTCGGGGGCCGAAATTGAGGGCGTCGTGCGCGATGCAACATCGAACGCGTTCAACCGCCACATCGACCTCGACCATCCTGACAAGATGGTCGAGGACACGAACGTACTTGTCACGCGCGAGGACTTCAtgaaggcgctggaggaggtgacccCTGCGTTTGGCCAGGCCAAGGAGGAGTGCGCCAACCTGCGTCGTGGCGGCATCATCGACTACGGCGACTCGTGGGAGGTGGTCAAGTCGCGCTGCAAGCGCTACACCGACCAGCTCAGCGCCGCGGGAAAGCGCATCGACTCCCTTGCCGTGCTTATCGACGGTGCCCCCGGAAGCGGCAAGTCTGCGGTCAGCGCGTACCTCGCGGAGATAGCTGACTTTCCCTACGTCAAGGTGGTGTCAGCTGAGGACATGGTGGGCTACGGCGAGATGCAGCGAGTCAACATCCTGCGTAAAGTCTTCGAGGACGCGTACAAGTCGCCAGCCAGCTGTGTCATCCTTGACGACCTTGAGCGTCTCATCGACTTCTCACAACTTGGTGGACGCTACAGCAACACGCTGCTACAGGCACTACTGGTGCTGATCAAGCGCCCGCCGCCGGAGGGGAAGAAACTCCTGGTGGTCGGCACCACAGCGCAGTATGACATCATGGACAGCCTGGAGCTAGGGGCGTGCTTCTCGGTTAAGTTGCACCTGCCTGGTGTTCCTGTGCCAGCGATCCCGAAAGTGTGCGAGGGACTCGGCCTCACCTTCGCCTCTCAGCAGGACATGGACAGCTGCTTGAGTCTCATGTTGCATGATATTCCGATGAAGCAGCTGATGCTACTTCTGGAGATGGCTTCAGAGCAGAAGGGCAGTGGGCGGCCGCTCATCACGTACCAGTCCATGTTGCGGGCCAAGGAGTCTGTTGGGGGGTACTAGAGATGCAGACCGGCCCCAGAGattgtgggtgtgtgttcAGGCATACGCGCAGCCCCTCTTCCCTGTTAGCCACAGCCGCCCAAACATACATCCCAGCTGCCCCCATGCGAcaccccgcctcccccccccctcccctcccctctggaGCCATCCGTGATTTTGCTGCTATCTTGAATGTGGGCCTGCCTCCTGTTGTTGCTCGCCAACCAGGGCGGGATGACTTTCTTAGGCCTTTTCGGTCATAAGTGTCTGTGTGATCACTCCCGGACGGGGCGCCAGCACTATCGCTTCGTTGTCTCTCGCTACTTTTCCCCGAGTGGGGAAGTGGAAGGGAGTGCACCACTTGGGTCTGCTTGCGCATGTCTGTATACGTCACACACTGTGCACTGGGGTGCatgaagggaggggaacGGGGGTCCAATATAGCGTGAGGAAGAGTGCAAGAGTCGGTAAGGGAACGAGTGTGGAAGCACAGATGTGTCTTGcgccctcttcttttccttttggTTGGGGGATGTGCTCGCCTGTGCTTCCACAATCGATGCGTGGCCCAAAGGTacgaagaaaaggaagcgaCTTAATCTGCATACATCCTACTGTATTATgcctgtgcttgtgtgcttTGTTTGTGAGAGAGTACGACGGAAGGAGTCGAGGTGCTCCGTGTGTCTTCTCCTGGCGGTCGCTGCGCCCTTCCGTCTCGAGAACCCCCGGCTGCTGTCATGAAGGTTTCTGTGCGTTTCGCACGCGGTCTAAAGTCGTCGCGAAGGtcggtgctgttgctgcaaaTGATGGATGCACATCGCTTCCAGTGAAGGCGGAAAACAAGGGAAGAAAAGCGCCGTTGCACAGCTGGAGAGAGGTGGGCGTCATTATGGCTCACTCTTATCTGGaccggccccccccccatcctcCCCTCGTCGGTGGGCCTCCTCGTTGCGTGGGCAAAGAAACGCAGTGAGTAGGCGGCTAAACTAGCAGGTTTCTTCAGCGCGGATCGTGCGGCCCATCTTCTACGTGGAAGAGGCAGTGGCATCGTAGCGAGCCCGCCTCTCCACTCTCCCAACTCCACCCTCTCACCCATTTTGCTTCAACACTCGCCGCTTTTCGCTCGTACGCTTCTCTCGGGAGGTACCCCTTCTACCTTGCACTGGCGGGTCTCTGGACTCCCTGTGTTCTAGTGGTTGccgtgttttgttttttgcTTTTTCCTGCTTGCTAGCGCCAACGCATGATGCGGCAAGTGTGAATACAAATACACATACGCATACGTACAAGTATAGCTATATTCCGCATCAtgtccctcctctcctcgcgTGGGGTCACGCCGCCTGCACCAGCTTTTTCGGCAGCGGCCAAGGATGCGCCACAGGCCCCGCGTAACTTTCgtcgcgccgccgtgctgacATACCGCACGGCGCCGCACCCGAACGACTCGATTGAAGGCATCTTCGAGGCGCTCCTCATGCTGGCAGCGGATCAATTGGACCCAAATGGTGAGGtgcgagagagcagcaggagcagcgcgtCTCGCGCCGAGAAGAGGGGCTGGCTCGGGCGCGCGTGGAGACACGTGGTGAACTACGCCTCCAGCGACCTGTGGCAGATGCACCAGGCCGACTTCCTCAAGGCCTTCTCTCGCCAGCTCGAGCTGAACCCGGCGGAGGAGTCGAGCACGGTGATGGTAAGCTGTCAGTGCTTCATGgtcagcggcggcaagcTGCATTTCGGCTCTCTTTTTGCCACAAACTGTGGCTTGTACTTTTGTTCTTGCACACCAGAGACAGCGCTAGCGGCTGCCACAGCCGCGGAATACGATGCTAGCTCGAACACCACCGCAGACAGTGGAGATGCCGAGGATGAGATCGAATACATAAAAGAGCGTATTCTCTTCACAGACGTGGCATCCCTTCTGCCCTCCATCTCCCTGGAGCAGCATGGAACAGTCACGCCCTTCATACAGGGTATCCCCAGTGGTGTTGTGGCCCCGACGGCCCTGCAGGTGTTCACGGTGCAGCTCAGCACGGTGTTGCAGTTTGTAGACCTTCACAAGGTTGCCGTGAAGCAGCCAAAGAAGTTTGCCGCGGAGGCCAAGAGGTTCAGCGACGACACAGTACAAGACGCGCCCTGCACGGATGTCGTGCAAAAGTGCGAATACAATCTTGTCTGCAAGTTACCACCCAACCTTGAGACGCTCAAATTTTGTGCGCTGTTGTGGCGCTTGTGGACTCAGCGCCTCCACGAACTTGGTCGCCCACTTGAGAACCCCGCCGCCCACTACGCAGAGCCGCACTAAGGGCACACCGGTGCCCGCTAGCGCTCGACCCGCACGTGTTCTATCTCTGCCCTGAGCGTTTTATTTCTGCCGCGCTTGTATTTCGCATCGCTCGTTTCGCCCCCGCGGGCTGGAGGAACACGCTGCGTGATTCAACTTGACCTCGAGacccttccctcttcctcgatGGCGCGCGGACAACTCAGCGCGGCATCATAATCTAGTATCTTCTCCCTGTGGGGAAGCTAGGCAGCCCCCCTACCTccgccaatgccgaaccacCCCTCTGGCACTGGCGGGCTCAAGGCCCACAGCGTGAGGAAGTCAGCGCAATGTACGGCcactgatgtcggcggcccGGTCCTGAATGGTGTTGCGTCGAAGCGACCTTCGACAGTGCAcacgcctgcgccacccacATGGCAGGCAGGGCGTCGGCGCGATTCAACCGTGTCTCCCCAGGCCCCCACTCCTCCCTCTGGGACGGGGGCCCTGGGCCGCGCTAAGGGACACCCCGGGAGGAGTGGGGGGCGGCCGCGTGGCAAGCTGCGGAACGTATTCGCTGGGTTTcgggcaggggccgtgctcagaCGACGGGGCCGCCACACGGCGGGCCAAAGGCAGAGTGGAATTCGAGCGCGCGTCTTCCGTCGCAGAGAAAATACGTACTTTTCCCCAACCTGTCGCTTCGCCATGCCCAACGAATACCCGCACGAAACCACAGCCCACCCCCCGCTGCGAAGCGACTGAAAGGGGGCCAGCTCAGCCAACACCGCTtggcggcgccactgcaTACAGTGCAGGCCAGgaccgaaaaaaaaaactcgGCAGGTTGGCGCCCATAACTGCCGGCGCGGGCCGCAAGGCGCTATCATGACAGCGGGCCTCCTCTTGCACAGCCCCAGCCCACACCCGGCGGCCGGCACCGCGCGCCTGCGCGGGCGGCCCCAGGGGCAAACGgcccgcccccccctcctaaAGCCGGAACGACCACTACCCCACACGCTAACCCCACCAGGAACCGGCACCGCGCATGTCGAAAATCCTCGTCGCAAACGCCGGCGCGTGGCAGCCATCCGAAGATGATTTCCGCAGCGCACTCGCGCAACTGCACAGAAAGGATTCCGTTCGCCATGCAATCGAGTCAGCCCAAGCCACCGTCGCGGACCAAAAACCACCGCATTCGTGCGCAGACACAAAAGCACGCCTCCTGGCAAGGCATCTACTACTGCACGTGCTGACAAAATCTGACAACACGCAAGCTGAGCGTCTGCTttggaagagagaagtgcaTCTGCCCATCTCAAAGTATGGAAAGCCGCTCACCGCATCGTACCGAGACGGACATTACAGTGTCACGCACGTGGCTGAGTGGGTGTGCTGCGCCCGTTCCCCGGCTGCTCCCCTAGGAGTTGACATAGCCACGATACTTCCGCACGACAGTGTACTATTTTCACTTTTCTTGTCAGAGGAAGAACTTGTACGAACAGAAGCCGTGCCGCGCAAGCAGTGGCCGCTTCTATTTGCGCTTTTCTGGACCTTAAAGGAATCTGTGCTAAAGGCCCTCGGCTTGGGACTCTCAACGAAGCTGCAAATGTGCGATATTTCCCTGGACAACATTGAGCTGGAAAACATCTCAGTCGTGTCGAACGCGCAACCTGGTACCATACATATCGCTTCAAAGCACCATATGATGCTCTCACTTCGGGGTAACGCTAATCAGCGATGGTCTTACTCATGCTTCATGCTCCCCGGGGACCCTTCTCATATGGTATCAGTAGTGCTGcaggaagaggcggtggaTGATGCTATGGAAGTATTGTTTGTGTCTCCACAAACTGCGCTCCAGGATTAGCATATGGAGAGGCTCACTCCCCGTAGCCGCACTATTCTATACATACTATTACGACACCTGAGCTTAAACACAAAATTGCGAGCGTAAGCAATGACTTATAGCTTTGTGAAGGGCATTACCATTCGCATCGTTTCCATGCCACCCATTCTGAAAAATTAGCGGAATGAGGAAATGACTTAATgcaagcccccccccctttccttgcAGTGATGGGCCCTTTGAAGATTGTAATGAACGCATCTCAGGTGCTGATCGTCATTCTCTGCTTGTCCTCTACGAATTGCTCAGCACATCTCACCATCTCCTCACTTTGCTTTGCCTTTTTCCGAGCCAAGGCTCCTCTCTAAGTTTGCTAAcgcttttttgtgtgtttgttcCACCAGCACCAAGCGAGCAAACCACGTCCCGCTGCAGCACAAAAAGAAAATGCAACCCCTTAGAAATCTCTCACGACGCTTCCCTCTGCGATCTGTATCCACAGAAGGATCATCCTATGCACGTTGGAAGTATTCACCACGATCCAGAGCAGAGTTTTGGGGGCTTGTACTCGGGTCATGTGTCTTTCCTATTTCTGTCTTTATCATGAACTGGTATGAAAACTGTAAACTAGAGAAATTGGAGCTCGCTCCGGACTTTCAGTCAATGCAGTCTGTGTCTCTAAAGCCAAAGACGCAGCTTGGGGGTCCGTTTCGATTGCGGGAAAGCCGAACCGGGAAGTACATAACCAATGATGAACTCTTCCAGGACAAGTGGACGCTGCTGTACTTTGGCTTTTCCAAGTGTGCTGAGATTTGCCCCAGTACACTGAAGTTCATCTCCGAGGTGATGAGAGTCTGCGATGCTAAATACGGCCCTGATTCTGAGCTGGCCGCAGAAGAAAGAAAGCTTCAGGCTGTATTCCTTAGTATCGATTTTATTCGTGACAACCCAGAGGTCGTTGAGCAATTAGTGCGCAAATACGATCCACGTGTTCGCGGGCTGTGCGGGACACGGGAGGAGGTAGATGCGGCTGCACGTGCTTGGAGAGTGTACTACTCGTCTGTGGACGAGACATCTGAGGAGCGCGACGCTCGGGAAGCGGCCGGTGTGGCAGTGCCGGAAATTGACGACACCTATCAGCTGGATCACAGCAGTGCCATTTACCTGGTCGGACCAGATGGAAAAATGAAGGACTTTTTCTTCAAGGAAATGGGAGTGGAAGACATTGTAAGCCGAGTCGGTATTCATTTCAGTGATATTTACGGCTTCAGTGATACACGTCAGACTCCGCGGAAGTGATTATGTCACGCAAAAGTACTGCTTGCCCTTTGTCGTGCTTTCTAACTTTTTGTCATCAAGCACCAGCACCTTTTTGTTGATTATTTGATTAATCCTTATCCACGGTATACTGTACTGTCACACTCAAACGCGCCCATCCGTATACGGCTTGTCGCTCCCAGCTACAAAATCATCTAGACCATTTGAACATGCTACGAGGCTGTCAAGCGAAAAGCCCGTTGTTGCTCCTTCCATCACTGAACGAAAAGCTTAGAATGCATCTCTACATGACGCGAAGCTGAGGTGGTCTGCGCCAAAGCTAATCACGCTCCGGTGGAAACATATCAAAAAGCtgcaccctctcctccactctGATCTCATGTTATACCCTGCTTTTCTCTTGTTAATGCATCgcttccttcttttcctttgaTTGGCAGAGAAAGTGAGGTGGTCGGCACGCAACTCCCACCAAGTCTGTCTCACATCTCTGTCTTTTCTAATCGCAACAGCACAAGGTATCAACAAGAGACTACCTTTCCGAATAGCTTTGGAAGCTACGCGCAGCGTCTTGTCTTTTCAGATCAAGCTACGCGTGAGCAACATAGAACTGTAATAGAAATAGCGACGTCTCCGTTTGTCATCCCACACATTCATGGAAAACGAATATATAACATGAATCGCTCGAAATGGTCATTGCGGCGTCTTATTCTGGGTCTCAGCGTTGAGGACGCACAGAGCAAGTTTGACACGCCAGAGTCTCGAAGCATTCTTCGCGTAGCGCACGAGCGGTATAATCAGGGCATCTACCACGAGCTTCAAGTcgctcagcgacagcgcaaTGGGCTGGCCCCAGAGCGCAAGTGCCACATCAGCCGCTTTACGAAGCCAAGTGTGCCAGGATTTCAAGCCTACCTGAAAGGCGCCCCAGACGACTATGTAATTCGAGAAGTCTGGGATGACGATGAAGATGTCGTCATTGGAGAAAGTGGTGCGTTGAGGACGAAAAGCAAAGTTGCTCTTAGTCACAGTAGCGCCATCAGCAACGCACCAACTGTGTCATCAAAAATAAAGCAAGAGCAAGATGCTTTCAGAATGACAAAGGCACTGATCCTGAAAACGCTGGCCTCCGCTCTACAGCTCGTCATGGAGAATGTGCTCTCGGAGCTCAAGAGGCGGCGTCAAAGTGGGACACTTTTGTCAAAGGAGCACCAGGCATCAGTTGTTAATCGACTAATCAGCGGAGTGGTCGATTCCAGCGCAAGAAGCTACAAGAGTCTGTCTTCCTCATCACATCTGCTTGAGCCAGTTGAGATGGCGGTGACGCTGTTTGGTCGCAAAGACGTAGCCGAAGTGCAAGCATTCGATAGCGACACCTTCGCTGTTCCAGCAGCTGAAAAAGACATTTCCTACTCCCTATGGGTGGCCGGTGGCATTGTCGCGAGCGAGGAACTTATGGAGGATTTCCCATTTCACCTCGCCAAGTTTGTGACACCTGAGAAGGGGTCGGCCCCGCCGCATCGGCTGCCACACGTGGAGGTGGAAATCTACTTCTCCTCTGAGCTATTTCAGCTGGAGAAGACAATTGGGCTAAACGGTGTCCACATGCTACGCTTATTTATCGGCAAAACCATGATGAAGCAGCACGAACCAACCCCAACCTCCACCACGCTACTTCTCGCCGCATcgggagagaaggagcgtgATCTTTACAGCATTTATGACTCCACGCGCGATCGTGGCGAAGTCCGGATTCCGTGGATTCGTAAAATGGTGACCAAGGTATCGACGGTGACTGGCGTGGTGTTTAGCGCGGAGGACTCGGATGAGAATCCCTCTGTCGATCACATGCGTGCCTCCGTCAGCTCCGTCTGGCGAGCGTGGGGCCACCTTGTGAAGGATCTTCATGTACATGGTGACCTCGACTATCTCTACGTTTCCATCAGTCGACAGCAAGAGTGGGAAGGCAACAAAGCGTACATCTCTGAGCTGAAAAAGCTGGAGGCTGCCAGGGACGCCGATGAGTCTGCCGGGCCGCTCGTAGAGACCGCAAACATAGCTCGTACTTTGAGCCGAAGCAGTGCCGCAGAATTCGCGGCAGCGGGTTTTGCAGGCAAAGCACGCAAACTGTACCTGCCTATTTCAGCCGATTTCGTTGTTGTAGAATGCACACTGGAGCGCAAAGGCCTGCCACATAGCATGGTTGTCGAGGACATTGTGTCCATCTTGACGGAGATGCAGCACGAGCAGATGGAAATGCAACGACTATCTGTTCTCGATGCCATGGCAACTCAGGTGGAGAACGAGGCCAAGTCCGGTTCCTGCACCTCTGTAGCGCGAAGTCGAGACAAGATTGTACCGGTATTGTACGAGCCGAAAATTGTCGTCTCCCATGCTGGAACGCTGGAAaacggcacacacgcatttCAACGAGTCCGCATTCGCGGCAGCTGTCGAGCTCATGTTGAGGcgctcgcagcagcactgcaagATGAAGCTGGCAGCTACTTCACCGACAGATCTCTGCCCCTCTCCATGACCTCTGCGACTCACACCGCaacaggcagcagcgaggaccAGAATGATCAGGCAGGCGGCTGGTCGCTTCCAAAAAATCTCTCGTTTCGCGCCGTGCGTGCGCCGAGCAGTCAGCAGCGCCTTATCGGCCACAGCGCCCCATCCGCCTCTGCTGTAGGAAACAAGCTCCGTGATCCTACATCGCGCAGCCGTTATTCGCGCTCGCAGACGCTCACGCTTGCAGCCGACAGTTCAGCGCTCGTCACGGATGATGAGCGCCAGTTTTGGAAAGAGAACTATTACCGACTCTCTGAGATAAAAGGCATTTACCACGATCGTGTCGATGCAACAGACGCTCTCGGTCATTCGTGGCAGTCTTTGCCTCCACGTGTCCATGAGCACCTCGCCTTACTGAACCGTCGACTCGCGCCAGGCGATGGCGTGGCTGGCAGCGGCACTACCGCGACTGACCAGGATCAGGATGATGAGGGTGACATCCCTGCGTCAGGGAAGCGGAAGCGGAAAAGGGATggcaagaagaaggcgaaaCAGACAACTGCCGACAAAGagacggcagccgcagcctcaCTAGGGCTGGCGCCGGAGAAGCTCTTCGAGTACCTCTGCACCGACATGGAGGCAGAGAGCGCGCGGCATGACCTGCGTGCTGGCGACTGTGCGGGGTACGACTACCTTCTCAATCTGCGGCGCATTCCAGACAAGCACCTTCCTCTGGTCGCCCCTGCCGTAGTGTCCGTCACATCCAAGGGGTTCATCAACTACTATGGGCCGCAGCGCTTTGCCACCTACACTCGCATGAATATGCACCCCGGGCTCCACTTGCTGAAGGGCCAGTacaaggcagcggcgcacgttCTAGTACAGCAGTTCTATCTCGATgccgcgctggaggcggagcggcagcgcaccgGACAGGCGTTTCCCCGCCTCAAGGGTCTGCAAGGGTATGGTGGGGTTCGCCTGCCCGATTTTCTGCGCTCTGGGACGCCCCGCTCCATCGCTGAACATGGAACACCAATGCATCGGGTGCTCTACAACGCGTTGCAGGCATCCGCCTTGCTCGGGGGCGATGACAGCCTCGACGGTAACGATGGCCTGCGTGGTCAgggccacggcagcagcgagcctGGATGGGGGGCATTAGCAGCAGCCTCTGGAGAACGCCGTGGAAAGAGCCAGTCGCGCGCATCCGGTGCAGCACACCATGTGGATAGGGATagcgccgccggtgctgcccACCCTGGTGGCAACGATGATCCTTGCGCAGAGGCGTTTCTGCGCGTAATTGGgccgcgcgtgtgtgcgatgCTCATCCAAGAGTTTCTGAGCTTCGTCTGGAACGACATTGTCAACCAACGGTTCCAACGCTACGGCACATTCACGCTTCTTCCCGGAGACCTCGTGAGGGCCGGTGGGGTCATGGCCGCGACCTTGCACAACGGCCACGAAGGAGATGCAGCGATAGACCCGCCACTGGTCTATGCCTCCCGGGGCGAGATCGAGCGTGGGGTGTTTTCGGTATGGGACTTGGCTCTACCGCTACCCGGCGCCGACATCCGCCTTCCGCAGAACCATACGGAGGACTTGTATGTGGTGACATTGCAGCGATACGGGCTGCCGTTTGACCCCGAGTCGCGAcagtggcgctgcttcaAGCCGTCGCCGCTCGCGCGTCACGGAGGGGAGCCA
Coding sequences:
- a CDS encoding putative vesicle-fusing ATPase → MSRYYGVCAVPTDSDTKTNCIFLNTLDFAEVATPQAAAAGGSFAVLVQGFPFTVCRSDAVERGAVAMNSIQRRLLGVSTGARSTVVLEPFPSRVPDLRILKIQVEPISARQAITLDCQACIAYMEKMYSGQYFRATQQLAIVMDTGERMRATVMTTELEESKEVSAASLDIGRFSRGVTQVIITANESSGIALMNVSDAQMDAQQPQLVRNFNLENLGIGGLRAEFGQVFRRAFASRMLKPSFIKKLALKHVKGVLLFGPPGTGKTLIARKIGEILNCHEPKIVNGPEVFNKFVGGTEENIRKLFTDAEKEQAEKGDQSRLHLIIFDEFDAICKQRGAVRDSTGVNDNVVNQLLSKIDGVNSLNNVLLIGMTNRLDLIDEAILRPGRFEVHVEIGLPDEPGRVEIFRIHTRGMQDNNIMSTDVSLEELGKMTKNYSGAEIEGVVRDATSNAFNRHIDLDHPDKMVEDTNVLVTREDFMKALEEVTPAFGQAKEECANLRRGGIIDYGDSWEVVKSRCKRYTDQLSAAGKRIDSLAVLIDGAPGSGKSAVSAYLAEIADFPYVKVVSAEDMVGYGEMQRVNILRKVFEDAYKSPASCVILDDLERLIDFSQLGGRYSNTLLQALLVLIKRPPPEGKKLLVVGTTAQYDIMDSLELGACFSVKLHLPGVPVPAIPKVCEGLGLTFASQQDMDSCLSLMLHDIPMKQLMLLLEMASEQKGSGRPLITYQSMLRAKESVGGY
- a CDS encoding phosphopantetheinyl transferase-like protein → MSKILVANAGAWQPSEDDFRSALAQLHRKDSVRHAIESAQATVADQKPPHSCADTKARLLARHLLLHVLTKSDNTQAERLLWKREVHLPISKYGKPLTASYRDGHYSVTHVAEWVCCARSPAAPLGVDIATILPHDSVLFSLFLSEEELVRTEAVPRKQWPLLFALFWTLKESVLKALGLGLSTKLQMCDISLDNIELENISVVSNAQPGTIHIASKHHMMLSLRGNANQRWSYSCFMLPGDPSHMVSVVLQEEAVDDAMEVLFVSPQTALQD
- a CDS encoding cytochrome c oxidase assembly factor-like protein; translation: MNWYENCKLEKLELAPDFQSMQSVSLKPKTQLGGPFRLRESRTGKYITNDELFQDKWTLLYFGFSKCAEICPSTLKFISEVMRVCDAKYGPDSELAAEERKLQAVFLSIDFIRDNPEVVEQLVRKYDPRVRGLCGTREEVDAAARAWRVYYSSVDETSEERDAREAAGVAVPEIDDTYQLDHSSAIYLVGPDGKMKDFFFKEMGVEDIVSRVGIHFSDIYGFSDTRQTPRK